The window GCATCATTAATCTCTGCTAAAGACTCGTCTTTGTAAAACAAAAAATTGTAGTTTCGAATCCTTCTATCTATCTCTTGATAGATAGTCTCAAAAAGAACTACATTTAGAAGAAAACTTTGGGTATAACATGGAGTATATGAACCCAAAATATAGTCGTAATTCTCATATATAATCAAACGACTCTTATGGATCTTTACTTCTTTTCTAACTAAAACTCCCTCATCATCCTCTTCTTTGAATGAATATATGACATAAGAAGACTTAGAACCCCTATCTCGCACACAACTAAAATCTAAATACACAAATCCAATTGGTAATTCTGAATTAATTTCTAAGTCAAGATTATCATCTCCTGCTGTTTTAACCAAAATATAGCCAACACCATTGAATCTGTAACTTATGATACAATTCAATAGTGCTTCTTTGAGTTCTACTTTTAGATTATCTAACGTATCTTCAATACCGCTTAAAGCAGTACTATAAATAACTTCTAAGTTGATCCCATTGTGAAGAACATCTTCTGCAACATTATTTATATAATTCCTGAAAAATATTGAATGTTTGTATAATTCATAAGAATTGATTTTAGAGTTGTATTTCATTATTTCTCCAATACATCAACCCTATATAACCTTATTCAATATACAAAAAATAATTATAGATCAATTATTTATTTTTGCTAAAAAATAATAGCAAAAATTACAAAAAATTGCAAAAAAAATTTAAACTTATTCTTTATATAGAAGAAATATTTACTTATTTAAATTTACTTTATAAACAATGCATATAGCATAGATATTAATGCTAGAAATATTCCTACATTAATGGTAATAATAGTCCCAAACATCCAAGCATGTAATTTAAATGTTCCCTTAACATCTAATGCAAATTTATCTATTTTATTATCAAGTTCATTAAATTTAGTATCTATTT of the Borrelia hispanica CRI genome contains:
- a CDS encoding anti-CBASS protein Acb1 family protein, with the translated sequence MKYNSKINSYELYKHSIFFRNYINNVAEDVLHNGINLEVIYSTALSGIEDTLDNLKVELKEALLNCIISYRFNGVGYILVKTAGDDNLDLEINSELPIGFVYLDFSCVRDRGSKSSYVIYSFKEEDDEGVLVRKEVKIHKSRLIIYENYDYILGSYTPCYTQSFLLNVVLFETIYQEIDRRIRNYNFLFYKDESLAEINDA